The following proteins are co-located in the Fusobacteria bacterium ZRK30 genome:
- a CDS encoding L-serine ammonia-lyase, iron-sulfur-dependent, subunit alpha codes for MDVKKIVKILSEEIVPAEGCTEPIAIAYVGAKAVEILGKNPTKLDIYVSGNMIKNVKSVNVPNGGGMVGIEVSAVMGAIAGNADAELMVISDVTPEQLEDVKEFIKNKEINVIHEKTDVKLYARVIAYNGDESASVEIKHLHTNITKIEKNGETLINRACNDTNFVSTEEDRAILTIEGIYNFAKTVDLSEIEDVFKMVVDYNSAIAKEGLTEKYGVNMGSMIRENMEKGIYGNDQKNRSASFAAAGSDARMAGCPLPVMTTSGSGNQGMTASLPIIQYCTDNNLSYEQMIRGLAFSHLACIHIKTNVGRLSAYCGAICASAAVGGALAFVMEESLEVVADSITNTLGNVSGMICDGAKASCAMKIASGVYAAFDSLHLSKAKKVLSNGEGIVGEDIEKTIKNIGILSQIGMNGTDETILGIMTNKY; via the coding sequence ATGGACGTTAAAAAAATTGTAAAAATATTAAGTGAAGAGATAGTACCAGCAGAGGGGTGTACTGAGCCCATTGCTATAGCATATGTAGGAGCAAAAGCTGTAGAAATTTTAGGAAAAAATCCAACTAAATTAGATATATATGTTTCTGGAAATATGATAAAAAATGTTAAAAGTGTAAATGTTCCAAATGGTGGAGGAATGGTAGGAATAGAGGTTTCTGCTGTTATGGGAGCTATTGCTGGAAATGCAGATGCAGAATTAATGGTTATCAGTGATGTTACCCCTGAACAATTAGAGGATGTTAAGGAATTTATTAAAAATAAAGAGATAAATGTAATCCATGAAAAAACTGATGTAAAGTTATATGCAAGAGTTATTGCCTATAACGGAGATGAATCTGCAAGTGTTGAGATAAAACATCTACATACTAATATTACAAAGATAGAAAAAAATGGAGAAACTTTAATAAATAGAGCCTGTAATGATACAAATTTTGTTTCTACAGAGGAAGACAGAGCTATCCTTACAATTGAAGGGATATATAATTTTGCTAAAACTGTAGATTTATCTGAGATAGAAGATGTTTTTAAGATGGTAGTAGATTATAACTCTGCAATAGCCAAAGAGGGATTGACTGAAAAATATGGTGTGAATATGGGATCTATGATCCGTGAAAATATGGAAAAAGGAATATATGGAAATGATCAAAAAAATAGAAGTGCCAGTTTTGCAGCTGCAGGGTCAGACGCAAGGATGGCAGGATGTCCATTGCCGGTAATGACTACCAGTGGAAGTGGAAACCAGGGGATGACGGCTTCGTTACCAATAATTCAATATTGCACTGATAATAATTTGAGTTATGAGCAAATGATCAGAGGGTTGGCTTTTTCTCACCTAGCTTGTATTCACATAAAAACAAACGTAGGTAGATTATCGGCTTATTGTGGAGCTATATGTGCATCAGCAGCTGTCGGAGGAGCTCTAGCTTTCGTAATGGAAGAGAGTTTAGAGGTAGTAGCTGACTCAATAACGAATACTTTAGGGAATGTTTCTGGGATGATCTGTGATGGAGCTAAGGCATCTTGTGCTATGAAAATAGCCAGTGGAGTTTATGCCGCATTTGATTCACTACACCTTTCAAAAGCCAAAAAAGTATTGTCTAATGGAGAGGGGATAGTAGGTGAAGATATAGAAAAAACTATAAAAAATATCGGTATCCTATCTCAAATAGGGATGAATGGAACCGATGAAACGATCTTGGGAATAATGACAAATAAATACTAA
- a CDS encoding MATE family efflux transporter, producing MSKHLDLTQGDIGCLIKKIAIPSSIGFLFNTLFNIVDTLYASYIGSDAVSGLTLSFPLFFILISIGSGMGTGTTALISNLLGEKNMESARDTSEDSISLGIILSFFVTFLGISLTGTTFKFLNAPAETTIYGVQYIHIIMGGSLFFILNSSFNAILSAQGDTKPYRNFLILGFFLNLILDPLFILVFDMGIAGLALATIFIQITGSFYLLKKVIRSPLFLEARLHLKKPDFHHYLEILKQGFPASLNMMSMALGVFVINYFVLDVGGSSAVAGYGISMRVEQMALLPTIGLNIAILSITGQNFGARNLERIKKVYRLGLIYGLLIMTTAMFIIFPFSKYFLRLFTDDMEVIKYGVTYLNIETFAFNSYVFLNISVAVLQGLKKPNFVIFIGIYRQFLLPLLLFPILIGLLPNPIYGVWVGILVVNWSAVIILVSYTIYMLKTYERDTP from the coding sequence ATGAGCAAACATTTAGATCTGACTCAAGGAGACATCGGATGTCTCATAAAAAAAATAGCTATCCCTTCAAGTATTGGATTTTTATTCAATACCTTATTTAACATAGTAGATACTCTCTATGCCAGTTATATAGGATCTGATGCAGTTTCAGGTCTCACTCTCTCATTTCCGCTTTTTTTTATCCTCATATCTATCGGCTCCGGAATGGGGACAGGAACTACAGCTCTTATCTCCAACCTTTTAGGAGAAAAAAATATGGAAAGTGCCAGGGACACTTCTGAAGACTCTATCAGTCTTGGAATTATTTTGAGCTTTTTCGTTACCTTTTTAGGAATTTCCCTCACAGGTACTACATTTAAATTTTTAAACGCTCCTGCCGAAACCACAATTTATGGTGTTCAATATATCCATATAATTATGGGAGGAAGTTTATTCTTTATCTTAAACAGTTCCTTCAACGCTATCCTTTCTGCCCAGGGAGACACCAAACCTTACAGAAATTTTCTTATTCTTGGTTTTTTCTTGAATTTAATCTTAGACCCTCTATTTATATTAGTTTTTGATATGGGGATTGCAGGTCTTGCTTTAGCCACTATTTTTATCCAAATAACAGGATCTTTTTATCTTCTGAAAAAAGTTATAAGATCTCCCTTATTTTTAGAAGCCAGACTACATCTGAAAAAACCTGATTTTCACCACTATTTAGAAATTTTGAAGCAGGGATTCCCAGCCAGCCTGAATATGATGAGTATGGCTTTAGGAGTTTTTGTGATCAACTATTTCGTTTTAGATGTAGGAGGCAGCTCTGCAGTAGCAGGCTACGGTATCTCTATGAGAGTAGAACAGATGGCACTTCTTCCTACTATTGGTTTAAATATCGCTATTTTAAGTATTACAGGCCAGAATTTTGGTGCCAGGAACTTAGAAAGGATTAAAAAAGTTTATAGATTAGGTCTTATTTACGGACTCCTCATAATGACCACTGCCATGTTTATAATCTTTCCCTTTTCAAAATATTTTTTAAGATTATTTACAGATGACATGGAAGTTATAAAATATGGTGTCACCTATCTTAATATAGAAACCTTTGCCTTTAACTCCTACGTTTTTTTAAACATCTCTGTAGCTGTCCTTCAGGGTCTCAAGAAACCAAATTTTGTTATCTTTATAGGAATATACCGGCAATTTTTGCTACCCCTATTATTATTCCCTATCTTAATAGGGCTTTTACCAAACCCCATATACGGTGTTTGGGTAGGAATCCTTGTAGTAAATTGGAGTGCCGTTATCATCCTTGTTTCCTATACCATATATATGTTAAAAACCTATGAAAGAGATACTCCCTAG
- a CDS encoding pyridoxal phosphate-dependent aminotransferase: MIDFNKKIDRSQNDSRKWAGRKNYFGREDILPMWVADMDIEAPNVVVEALKNKADQKIFGYTMESERYIGSLVDWVEKRHGYKLPCDKIAHSPTVVTSLNLLIKSLTDEGDKIMIQSPTYPQFVKQIKNNGRKLVVNELIKKEERYVIDFIDFEEKVKCSKVFILCNPHNPSGRVWEREELSKIAEICVRYGVKIISDEIHSDLILDGKHISIASLGSEVENLVYTCLSSTKTFNLAGIQSSFVVFPTIGEKEGFIDELSLIGVHEPNSFCMDMVISAYNDGEEWLEELLDHLRGNMEFAIDYIGKNIPQIRVRKPEATYLLWLDLREYGMDNEKLKEKLVEDGGLALTMGGAFMGAGFARMNIACPRYILEDGLERLKKAFG, from the coding sequence ATGATTGATTTTAATAAAAAAATAGATAGAAGTCAAAATGATTCAAGAAAATGGGCTGGAAGAAAAAATTATTTTGGAAGGGAAGATATTCTACCTATGTGGGTGGCAGATATGGATATAGAGGCTCCTAATGTAGTGGTGGAAGCTTTAAAAAATAAAGCTGACCAAAAAATATTCGGTTATACCATGGAAAGTGAAAGGTATATAGGTAGTCTGGTAGACTGGGTGGAAAAAAGACACGGATATAAATTACCTTGTGATAAAATCGCTCATTCTCCTACGGTAGTAACCAGCCTGAATCTATTGATTAAGAGTTTGACCGATGAAGGAGATAAAATAATGATACAGTCTCCAACTTATCCGCAGTTTGTAAAACAGATTAAGAATAACGGGAGAAAACTAGTTGTAAATGAACTGATAAAAAAAGAAGAAAGATATGTAATTGATTTTATAGATTTCGAGGAAAAAGTAAAGTGCTCTAAGGTATTTATATTGTGTAACCCCCACAATCCTAGTGGAAGAGTTTGGGAGAGGGAAGAATTATCAAAAATCGCAGAGATTTGTGTGAGATACGGAGTTAAGATCATTTCCGATGAAATTCATAGTGACCTGATCTTAGATGGAAAACATATTTCCATAGCCAGTCTGGGGAGTGAAGTAGAAAACCTTGTATATACTTGTCTTTCTTCTACTAAAACCTTTAATCTGGCTGGAATTCAGAGTTCATTCGTAGTTTTCCCTACAATAGGGGAGAAAGAAGGTTTTATAGATGAACTTTCTCTGATTGGAGTTCATGAACCCAATAGTTTTTGTATGGATATGGTGATATCTGCCTACAATGATGGGGAGGAGTGGTTAGAAGAACTTCTAGATCATTTGAGAGGAAATATGGAATTTGCCATAGACTACATAGGTAAAAATATTCCTCAAATCAGGGTGAGAAAACCTGAGGCTACTTATCTGCTTTGGCTAGATCTAAGAGAATATGGAATGGATAATGAAAAATTAAAAGAAAAATTAGTGGAAGATGGCGGCTTAGCCCTTACAATGGGAGGGGCTTTTATGGGTGCTGGATTTGCAAGAATGAATATAGCGTGTCCTAGATATATCTTAGAGGATGGATTAGAAAGGCTGAAGAAAGCTTTTGGTTAG
- the ftsY gene encoding signal recognition particle-docking protein FtsY, which yields MKEEEERKELEELKAKEEKERKELERLKAEEDKIAKEAEEEAKRKEDEESKKREEKSKKRGFFKSLKERLVKTREGLFGKMKTLFAGRSVIDEEMYEELEDLLIQSDIGMDMTLKIVGELEKEVRKRGIKDPNLVYDVLKDVMEGFLIAEGTELEVDKPGMNIVLVVGVNGVGKTTTIGKLAAKFVKDGKKVVIGAGDTFRAAAIEQLEEWSDRAGADIIKHEQGSDPGAVVFDTLKAAKNRGADIVIIDTAGRLHNKNNLMKELEKINIIIKKHVGETAYESLLVIDGTTGQNGLNQAKVFNEVTKLSGFVVTKLDGTAKGGIVFAISEELKKPIKFIGVGEGIEDLREFKSKEYIDAIFE from the coding sequence ATTAAAGAGGAAGAAGAGAGAAAAGAATTGGAGGAGTTAAAGGCTAAAGAGGAGAAAGAGAGAAAAGAATTAGAGAGATTAAAGGCTGAAGAAGATAAAATAGCGAAAGAAGCTGAAGAAGAAGCCAAAAGAAAAGAAGATGAGGAGTCAAAGAAGAGGGAAGAAAAATCTAAGAAAAGAGGATTTTTCAAATCTTTAAAGGAAAGACTTGTAAAAACCAGGGAAGGGTTGTTTGGAAAGATGAAAACACTTTTTGCCGGAAGAAGTGTTATAGATGAGGAGATGTATGAGGAATTAGAGGATCTATTGATCCAATCGGATATCGGTATGGATATGACACTTAAGATAGTAGGAGAGTTAGAGAAGGAAGTTAGAAAAAGAGGGATCAAAGATCCTAACTTAGTCTATGATGTATTAAAAGATGTAATGGAAGGGTTCTTAATCGCTGAAGGAACAGAGTTAGAAGTAGATAAACCCGGGATGAATATAGTCTTAGTAGTAGGGGTAAATGGAGTAGGGAAAACAACTACTATTGGAAAATTGGCTGCTAAGTTTGTAAAAGACGGTAAAAAAGTAGTGATAGGTGCAGGAGATACATTTAGAGCGGCAGCTATTGAGCAATTAGAAGAATGGTCAGATAGAGCAGGTGCTGATATCATAAAGCATGAGCAGGGAAGTGACCCGGGAGCAGTGGTCTTTGATACACTAAAAGCTGCAAAAAACAGAGGTGCTGATATAGTGATAATAGATACAGCAGGAAGATTACATAATAAGAATAATCTTATGAAAGAGTTAGAGAAGATAAACATTATTATAAAAAAACATGTAGGGGAAACAGCCTATGAGAGTTTATTGGTAATAGATGGAACTACCGGTCAAAATGGATTGAACCAAGCTAAAGTATTCAATGAGGTAACTAAATTGAGTGGATTTGTAGTGACTAAATTAGATGGGACAGCCAAGGGTGGGATAGTATTTGCTATATCTGAAGAGTTGAAAAAACCAATTAAATTTATTGGGGTAGGAGAGGGGATAGAAGACCTCCGTGAATTTAAATCTAAAGAGTATATAGATGCTATTTTTGAATAA
- the pta gene encoding phosphate acetyltransferase, producing MGIINQIKEKAKVTQKTIVLPEATDERVLKAAQEIVKEGLAKVVLVGNAETLNAEAAKVGANLEGAVIIDPNTFENIDAYVAKLVERRAKKGMTPEKAKEILTTDVNFFGAMMVALGDADGMVSGSDSPTANVLRAGFQVIGPKPGMKTVSSVFIMELKDKVEEYGNILIFGDCAVIPEPNSQQLADIAMGAAETARSVAGIEPKVALMTFSTKGSAKHDSVDVVAEAGKILAESNVDFEFEAELQADAALVAAVGAKKAPESKVAGNANILVFPNLAAGNIGYKLVQRLAGAEAHGPLLQGLAAPINDLSRGCSVSDIVNLTAITSVQAN from the coding sequence ATGGGAATCATTAATCAAATAAAAGAAAAAGCTAAAGTGACACAAAAGACTATCGTTTTACCAGAAGCAACTGATGAAAGAGTATTAAAAGCAGCACAAGAAATCGTAAAAGAGGGATTGGCTAAAGTTGTATTAGTAGGGAATGCAGAAACTTTAAACGCAGAAGCAGCAAAAGTAGGAGCTAACTTAGAGGGAGCTGTTATAATTGATCCAAACACTTTTGAAAATATAGATGCTTATGTAGCTAAATTAGTAGAAAGAAGAGCTAAGAAAGGAATGACTCCAGAAAAAGCTAAAGAGATATTAACTACAGATGTTAACTTCTTTGGTGCTATGATGGTAGCTTTAGGAGATGCAGATGGAATGGTATCTGGATCAGATTCACCTACAGCAAACGTACTTAGAGCTGGATTCCAAGTAATAGGACCTAAGCCAGGAATGAAAACAGTATCATCTGTATTCATCATGGAGTTAAAAGATAAAGTTGAAGAGTATGGAAATATCTTAATATTTGGTGACTGTGCAGTAATACCAGAACCTAATTCTCAACAATTAGCTGATATTGCTATGGGTGCAGCTGAAACAGCTAGATCAGTAGCAGGAATCGAGCCAAAGGTAGCATTAATGACATTCTCAACTAAAGGATCAGCTAAACATGATTCAGTAGATGTAGTAGCAGAAGCAGGAAAGATATTAGCTGAAAGTAATGTAGATTTCGAATTTGAAGCTGAATTACAAGCTGATGCAGCATTAGTAGCAGCAGTAGGAGCTAAAAAAGCACCTGAATCAAAAGTAGCAGGAAATGCAAACATCTTAGTATTCCCTAACTTAGCAGCAGGAAATATCGGATATAAATTAGTACAAAGATTAGCAGGAGCAGAAGCTCACGGACCATTATTACAAGGTTTAGCAGCACCAATCAACGACCTTTCAAGAGGTTGTTCAGTATCTGATATAGTAAACTTAACAGCAATAACATCAGTACAAGCTAACTAA
- a CDS encoding acetate kinase — MKVLVINCGSSSLKYQLINPTTEEVFAIGLCDRIGIHGSKFEYEVPATDFELELEHDMPTHKEALELVLNTLTGEHGVIADINEVDAVGHRIVHGGEEFTTSVLLDEKVMAGIEANNDLAPLHNPANLLGVKTCMELIPGKPNVGVFDTAFHQTMPAKAFMYPLPYADYTELKVRKYGFHGTSHKFVAGLANDLLGNPANSKVIVCHLGNGASISAVKDGESVDTSMGLTPLQGLMMGTRCGDIDPAAALFIKAKRELTDKEIDARMNKKSGILGIFEKSSDCRDLEIARGAGDERAALAIDMMTYRIRAYIASYAAAMGGVDMICFTGGIGENSNLIRSKSLEGLEFMGVELDEAVNSVRKKGSVKLSTETSKVAIYKIQTNEELVIARDTLAIVK; from the coding sequence ATGAAAGTTTTAGTAATTAACTGTGGTAGTTCATCTTTAAAGTACCAACTAATCAACCCAACAACTGAAGAGGTATTCGCAATCGGTCTATGTGACAGAATTGGAATCCACGGATCTAAGTTTGAGTACGAAGTACCAGCTACAGATTTCGAATTAGAGTTAGAGCATGATATGCCTACACATAAGGAAGCTTTAGAATTAGTGTTAAATACATTAACAGGAGAGCACGGAGTAATTGCAGATATCAATGAAGTTGACGCAGTTGGACATAGAATAGTACATGGTGGAGAAGAATTCACAACATCTGTATTATTAGATGAAAAAGTAATGGCAGGAATCGAAGCTAACAACGACTTAGCTCCATTACATAACCCAGCTAACTTATTAGGTGTAAAGACTTGTATGGAACTTATTCCTGGAAAGCCTAATGTAGGAGTATTTGATACAGCATTCCACCAAACTATGCCAGCAAAAGCATTTATGTATCCATTACCATATGCTGACTATACAGAGTTAAAAGTAAGAAAGTACGGATTCCACGGAACTTCTCATAAATTTGTTGCAGGATTAGCTAACGATTTATTAGGAAACCCAGCTAACTCAAAAGTAATCGTATGTCACTTAGGAAACGGAGCATCTATATCAGCTGTTAAAGATGGTGAATCAGTAGATACTTCAATGGGATTAACTCCATTACAAGGATTAATGATGGGAACTAGATGTGGAGATATCGACCCAGCAGCAGCATTATTTATCAAAGCTAAGAGAGAATTAACTGATAAAGAGATCGATGCTAGAATGAACAAGAAATCTGGAATCTTAGGAATCTTCGAAAAGTCATCTGACTGTAGAGACCTTGAAATTGCAAGAGGAGCTGGAGATGAGAGAGCAGCATTAGCTATCGATATGATGACTTATAGAATCAGAGCTTATATCGCATCATACGCAGCAGCTATGGGTGGAGTAGACATGATCTGTTTCACAGGTGGAATTGGAGAAAACTCTAACTTAATAAGATCTAAATCTTTAGAAGGATTAGAATTTATGGGTGTAGAATTAGATGAAGCTGTTAACTCAGTAAGAAAGAAAGGATCTGTAAAATTATCTACAGAAACTTCTAAAGTAGCTATCTATAAGATCCAAACAAACGAAGAATTAGTAATCGCTAGAGATACATTAGCAATAGTTAAATAA
- the nifJ gene encoding pyruvate:ferredoxin (flavodoxin) oxidoreductase, with product MAKTMQTMDGNQAAAWVSYAFTEVAGIYPITPSSPMAEYTDQWAAQGKKNLFGVPVKLVEMQSEAGAAGSVHGALQAGALTTTYTASQGLLLKIPNMYKIAGELLPSVIHVSARSLSAQALSIFGDHSDIYAARQTGYAMLASGSVQEVMDLAGVAHLATFKTRVPFMHFFDGFRTSHEINKVEVMDYADLDRLLDRDAVQAFRDRAINPHHPVTRGTAQNDDVYFQAREAQNKYYDAVPAAVLEYMEEISKITGREYKPFTYYGAADAERVVVAMGSVTETIKETVDHLVASGEKVGLLTVHLYRPFSAEYFMNVLPKTVKSISVLDRTKEPGANGEPLYLDVVELFKDDKNAPKIIGGRYGLSSKDTTPAQIVAVFENAKIDTPKEGFTVGIIDDVTHLSLPVGEAVSVVADNVKECLFFGLGSDGTVGANKNSIKIIGDKTDLYAQAYFAYDSKKSGGVTRSHLRFGKDPIRSTYLINRPSFVACSTPSYLGKYDMTSGLKKGGSFLLNCVWDAEETVANLPNSVKIKLAKAEAKLFIINANKLAVELGLGNRTNTIMQSAFFKLANVIPFAEAQEYMKEYTYKSYIKKGQDIVDMNYNAIDKGADELVEVTVDPAWINLVHETAEDAYKGSAFVEKIAKPINAIKGYDLPVSAFDGYEDGTFENGTTAFEKRGVAVNVPQWIPENCIQCNQCSFVCPHAVIRPFLINEEEKANGPEDMKTLKVIGKADGVEYRLQVSPLDCTGCGVCANVCPAPKGKALVMTPIAEVMPEQKFADFLFNEVTYKKEIMGTANVKTSQFAQPLFEFHGACAGCGETPYIKLITQLFGDRMMVANATGCSSIYGGSAPSTPYCTNGCGEGPAWASSLFEDNAEFGYGMHVAVEALRDRLEVEMEKIMDKVTPEVAELFKEWIENRTDGEKTQEIRTKLLPLIEGNEDAKEVTSLKDYITKKSQWIFGGDGWANDIGYGGIDHVLATSDDINILVMDTEMYSNTGGQASKASPTGSVVKFAAAGMPLKKKDLAAICMSYGHIYVAQVSMGGSQAQYLKAVKEAEAHKGPSIIIAYAPCISHGVRKGMGHSQTEMKLATECGYWPLFRFDPKLELEGKNPLQIDSKEPNWDKYEEFLLGETRYLTLTKSNPERAKELFAKNKAEAAKKIRHYKRLAALDYSQGL from the coding sequence ATGGCTAAAACTATGCAAACAATGGACGGAAACCAAGCTGCAGCGTGGGTATCATACGCATTCACAGAAGTAGCAGGGATCTATCCTATAACACCATCATCACCAATGGCAGAATACACTGATCAATGGGCAGCTCAAGGTAAGAAAAACTTATTCGGAGTACCTGTAAAGTTAGTAGAAATGCAATCGGAAGCAGGAGCAGCAGGATCAGTTCATGGAGCGTTACAAGCAGGAGCTTTAACGACTACTTATACAGCATCACAAGGATTATTATTAAAAATACCTAACATGTATAAGATCGCTGGAGAATTATTACCTTCAGTAATCCATGTATCAGCTAGATCATTATCAGCTCAAGCATTATCTATATTTGGAGATCACTCAGATATATATGCTGCAAGACAAACTGGTTATGCAATGTTGGCCTCTGGATCTGTACAAGAAGTAATGGACCTTGCAGGTGTGGCTCATTTAGCAACATTTAAAACAAGAGTACCTTTCATGCATTTCTTCGACGGTTTCAGAACTTCACATGAAATCAACAAAGTAGAAGTAATGGATTATGCAGATTTAGATAGATTATTAGATAGAGATGCTGTTCAAGCATTCAGAGATAGAGCAATCAACCCTCATCACCCAGTGACTAGAGGAACAGCTCAAAACGATGACGTTTATTTCCAAGCTAGAGAAGCTCAAAATAAATATTATGATGCAGTACCAGCAGCAGTTTTAGAATATATGGAAGAAATTTCAAAGATTACAGGAAGAGAATATAAGCCATTTACTTACTATGGAGCAGCAGATGCTGAAAGAGTAGTAGTAGCTATGGGATCAGTTACAGAGACTATCAAAGAAACTGTAGATCATTTAGTGGCATCAGGAGAAAAAGTAGGATTATTAACTGTTCACTTATACAGACCATTCTCTGCTGAGTACTTCATGAACGTTTTACCTAAGACAGTTAAGTCAATATCTGTATTAGATAGAACTAAAGAACCTGGAGCAAACGGAGAACCTTTATACCTTGACGTAGTTGAGTTATTCAAAGATGACAAAAATGCACCAAAAATCATTGGAGGAAGATACGGATTATCTTCTAAAGATACTACACCTGCTCAAATAGTAGCTGTATTTGAAAATGCAAAAATAGATACTCCTAAAGAAGGATTCACAGTAGGAATTATCGATGACGTTACTCACTTATCATTACCAGTAGGAGAAGCTGTATCAGTAGTTGCTGATAATGTAAAAGAATGTTTATTCTTCGGGTTAGGATCTGACGGTACTGTAGGAGCTAACAAAAACTCAATCAAAATCATAGGAGACAAGACTGATCTTTATGCTCAAGCTTACTTCGCATATGATTCAAAGAAATCTGGAGGAGTTACTAGATCTCATTTAAGATTCGGTAAAGACCCTATCAGATCAACTTACTTAATCAACAGACCTTCATTCGTAGCATGTTCTACACCATCTTACTTAGGTAAGTATGACATGACAAGTGGATTAAAAAAAGGTGGATCATTCTTATTAAACTGTGTATGGGATGCAGAGGAAACTGTTGCAAACTTACCTAACTCAGTTAAGATTAAGTTAGCTAAAGCAGAAGCTAAGTTATTCATCATCAATGCAAATAAATTAGCAGTTGAATTAGGATTAGGAAACAGAACTAACACAATAATGCAATCTGCATTCTTTAAATTAGCTAACGTAATTCCATTTGCAGAAGCTCAAGAATATATGAAAGAGTATACTTATAAGTCATACATCAAAAAAGGTCAAGATATCGTTGACATGAACTACAACGCAATTGATAAAGGAGCAGACGAGTTAGTAGAAGTTACTGTAGATCCAGCTTGGATCAACTTAGTACATGAAACAGCTGAAGACGCTTACAAAGGTTCTGCATTCGTAGAAAAAATTGCTAAGCCAATAAACGCTATCAAAGGATATGATTTACCAGTATCTGCATTTGACGGATATGAAGATGGTACATTTGAAAATGGAACTACAGCATTTGAAAAAAGAGGGGTAGCAGTAAACGTACCTCAATGGATTCCTGAAAACTGTATCCAATGTAACCAATGTTCATTTGTTTGTCCACATGCAGTAATCAGACCTTTCTTAATTAATGAAGAAGAAAAAGCTAATGGACCAGAAGATATGAAAACTTTAAAAGTTATCGGAAAAGCTGACGGTGTAGAATACAGATTACAAGTTTCACCACTTGACTGTACTGGTTGTGGAGTATGTGCAAACGTATGTCCAGCACCTAAAGGAAAAGCATTAGTTATGACTCCAATTGCTGAAGTTATGCCTGAGCAAAAATTCGCTGATTTCTTATTCAACGAAGTAACTTACAAGAAAGAAATCATGGGAACTGCAAATGTTAAAACTTCTCAATTTGCACAACCTTTATTCGAATTCCATGGGGCATGTGCTGGTTGTGGAGAAACTCCATATATCAAGTTAATCACTCAATTATTCGGAGATAGAATGATGGTAGCAAACGCTACTGGTTGTTCATCAATATACGGTGGATCAGCTCCATCAACTCCTTACTGTACAAACGGTTGCGGAGAAGGTCCAGCTTGGGCATCATCATTATTTGAAGATAATGCAGAGTTCGGATATGGAATGCACGTTGCTGTAGAAGCATTAAGAGATAGATTAGAAGTAGAAATGGAAAAAATCATGGATAAAGTTACTCCAGAAGTAGCAGAATTATTCAAAGAATGGATTGAAAACAGAACTGATGGAGAGAAAACTCAAGAGATCAGAACTAAGTTATTACCATTAATCGAAGGTAATGAAGACGCTAAAGAAGTAACATCATTAAAAGACTACATCACTAAGAAATCACAATGGATCTTCGGTGGAGACGGTTGGGCAAATGACATCGGTTACGGTGGAATAGATCACGTTTTAGCTACATCTGATGATATCAACATCTTAGTAATGGATACAGAGATGTACTCAAATACTGGTGGACAAGCATCAAAAGCATCACCAACTGGATCAGTAGTTAAGTTTGCTGCAGCTGGAATGCCATTAAAGAAGAAAGATTTAGCTGCTATCTGCATGTCTTATGGACATATCTATGTAGCTCAAGTATCTATGGGTGGAAGTCAAGCTCAATACTTAAAAGCTGTTAAAGAAGCAGAAGCTCATAAAGGACCATCTATCATCATTGCATATGCTCCTTGTATCTCACATGGTGTAAGAAAAGGTATGGGTCACTCTCAAACAGAGATGAAGTTAGCTACTGAATGTGGTTACTGGCCATTATTCAGATTTGATCCTAAATTAGAATTAGAAGGTAAGAACCCATTACAAATCGATTCTAAAGAACCTAACTGGGACAAATATGAAGAGTTCTTATTAGGAGAGACTAGATACTTAACATTAACTAAGTCTAATCCTGAAAGAGCAAAAGAATTATTCGCTAAGAATAAAGCAGAAGCTGCAAAGAAAATAAGACACTATAAGAGATTAGCTGCACTTGACTATTCTCAAGGTCTATAA